A stretch of Synechococcus sp. WH 8020 DNA encodes these proteins:
- a CDS encoding cob(I)yrinic acid a,c-diamide adenosyltransferase — protein sequence MTVSLSPTHHSRESRTVDHRTLEQAGLRGLPSVEVRPPLHLVAPEGQLEVHTASFRGSFSCVLSQALRTAGLGSHVLIAQFLKGGVGQGPKSSLTLCDRLRWLRPSVTECLSDAAVSRDEEVKEAVQEVWQICKTHLLEGTLDQLVLDEIGLAIELGYLSHEDVLSVLEQRPSAMDVIVTGPAIPAEMMEMADQVTELRRGF from the coding sequence ATGACCGTCAGCCTCAGCCCTACCCATCATTCTCGTGAGTCGCGGACTGTTGACCACAGGACTCTCGAGCAAGCAGGGCTAAGGGGATTGCCCTCTGTCGAGGTTCGTCCACCCCTGCATTTGGTGGCTCCAGAAGGGCAGCTTGAGGTGCATACCGCCTCCTTTCGGGGGAGCTTTTCTTGTGTGCTGAGCCAAGCGCTGCGGACTGCAGGCCTGGGTAGCCATGTTTTGATCGCCCAGTTTCTCAAGGGTGGAGTGGGTCAAGGCCCCAAGAGCAGCCTCACCCTGTGCGACAGGCTCAGATGGTTGCGGCCTTCCGTGACGGAATGCCTGTCAGATGCTGCTGTGAGCCGCGATGAGGAGGTCAAAGAGGCAGTCCAAGAGGTTTGGCAGATCTGTAAGACCCATCTCTTAGAAGGCACGTTGGACCAACTCGTTCTGGATGAGATTGGATTGGCGATCGAGCTTGGCTATTTGAGCCACGAGGATGTCTTATCGGTGTTGGAGCAAAGGCCTTCAGCGATGGATGTGATCGTGACGGGGCCCGCGATCCCTGCAGAGATGATGGAGATGGCGGATCAAGTGACGGAATTGCGTCGAGGTTTCTAA
- the dcd gene encoding dCTP deaminase: MLKNDRWITDQADAGMLEPFQNGLVRHLDPDQRQSPVLSFGCSSYGYDLRLSPKEFLIFRHVPGTIMNPKRFNPDNLESTPIHHDEDGDYFILPAHSYGLGVALEKMRVPPNITVICLGKSTYARLGIIVNTTPAEAGWEGHLTLEFSNSSGADCRIYASEGICQLLFFEGDPCETTYSDRQGKYQHQPERVTLAKV, from the coding sequence ATGCTGAAGAACGATCGCTGGATTACGGATCAGGCTGATGCAGGCATGCTCGAGCCTTTTCAAAATGGATTAGTGCGCCACTTGGATCCGGATCAACGGCAGAGTCCGGTTCTGAGCTTTGGCTGTTCGTCGTACGGCTACGACCTGAGGCTCTCGCCTAAGGAGTTTCTGATCTTTCGCCACGTCCCTGGCACGATCATGAATCCCAAGCGATTCAACCCTGACAATCTTGAATCAACGCCCATTCATCATGATGAGGATGGAGACTATTTCATCCTTCCGGCGCATTCGTATGGCCTCGGTGTTGCCCTCGAAAAGATGCGAGTGCCGCCCAATATCACGGTGATTTGTCTTGGTAAAAGCACCTACGCCCGTTTAGGCATCATTGTGAATACAACTCCAGCGGAGGCTGGCTGGGAGGGACATCTCACCTTGGAATTTAGTAACAGTTCTGGCGCTGACTGTCGCATTTATGCCAGTGAAGGGATCTGTCAGTTGTTGTTTTTTGAAGGTGATCCTTGTGAGACCACCTACAGCGATCGGCAAGGTAAATATCAGCATCAACCCGAGCGCGTCACACTGGCCAAGGTCTGA
- the thyX gene encoding FAD-dependent thymidylate synthase, with protein sequence MDSRFRVDLIAATPNPQQCVYVGMHQDYSEGFVAADREQWPDETRAGEICVKRLLAGERGHYGPMEHAQIVLNVGWFPHSVMQQARTHRVGVSFDVQSMRYTGDRICRAALGELDLEEVFYLRPVGEYSDRKGKKYLYSEAERKKDLNHCKISADRYQELLQAGYAEEHARGILPFDYRQHFVVSFTLRAFLHFMDLRAKLDAQQEIRELCDLMWPHLKTWTPEFASWYEKTRLHKARLAP encoded by the coding sequence ATGGACTCTCGTTTTCGAGTTGACCTGATCGCCGCAACCCCGAATCCGCAACAGTGCGTGTACGTGGGTATGCACCAGGACTACAGCGAAGGCTTCGTGGCCGCCGATCGCGAGCAATGGCCCGATGAGACCAGAGCCGGCGAAATTTGCGTCAAACGCCTTCTAGCAGGAGAGCGGGGCCATTACGGACCCATGGAGCATGCCCAGATTGTGTTGAACGTGGGTTGGTTTCCTCATTCCGTGATGCAACAGGCACGGACGCACCGGGTGGGCGTCAGTTTTGATGTTCAATCCATGCGCTACACAGGCGATCGCATCTGCAGGGCAGCACTTGGAGAACTCGATCTCGAAGAGGTGTTTTATTTGCGCCCCGTCGGTGAGTACAGCGACCGCAAGGGCAAGAAATACCTTTACAGCGAGGCTGAGCGAAAAAAAGATTTAAACCACTGCAAAATCAGTGCCGATCGCTATCAGGAATTGCTTCAGGCCGGCTACGCCGAGGAACATGCCCGCGGCATCCTCCCCTTTGATTACAGGCAACATTTCGTGGTGAGCTTCACGCTCAGAGCCTTCCTGCATTTCATGGATCTTCGCGCCAAGCTCGATGCCCAGCAGGAAATCCGCGAGCTCTGCGACCTGATGTGGCCACACCTCAAAACGTGGACCCCAGAATTTGCGAGTTGGTACGAAAAAACAAGATTGCACAAAGCGCGACTTGCTCCCTGA
- a CDS encoding thioredoxin domain-containing protein yields MTGSSSPATLTPLQKGLLLITALVLAAGLFLLRNGLNQEAPLDQLARQSLDPEVALNNSRPTMLEFYADWCEACQAMAPAMLQTEQKHADQLDVVLVNIDNPRWLDLIDRYDVTGIPQLNLFSADGVMRGRSLGARTADQLESLAVALINNEPLPQLAGVGSTSSVTPAEMVSSPGPRSHS; encoded by the coding sequence ATGACCGGCAGTTCCTCCCCCGCCACCCTGACCCCTTTGCAAAAGGGGTTGCTGCTGATTACGGCTCTGGTCCTCGCTGCTGGATTATTTCTGCTTCGCAACGGGCTCAACCAGGAAGCCCCTCTCGACCAGCTGGCCAGGCAATCTCTGGATCCTGAGGTCGCCCTCAACAATTCCCGGCCCACCATGCTGGAGTTTTACGCCGATTGGTGTGAGGCCTGCCAAGCCATGGCACCCGCCATGCTTCAAACGGAACAGAAGCACGCCGATCAATTGGATGTCGTGTTGGTGAATATTGACAACCCACGCTGGTTGGATTTGATCGACCGGTATGACGTCACGGGGATTCCACAGCTCAATTTATTTTCAGCTGACGGTGTGATGCGCGGCCGCTCGCTTGGGGCGAGAACAGCAGACCAGCTGGAATCATTGGCGGTTGCACTGATTAACAATGAGCCACTGCCCCAGCTTGCTGGAGTTGGTTCCACCAGCAGCGTGACCCCTGCGGAGATGGTTTCAAGCCCAGGCCCGCGCAGCCACAGCTAG